From Camelus ferus isolate YT-003-E chromosome 15, BCGSAC_Cfer_1.0, whole genome shotgun sequence, the proteins below share one genomic window:
- the GAREM2 gene encoding GRB2-associated and regulator of MAPK protein 2 isoform X1: MEKLAAGLAGLRWSMGAFPLDLIVSRCRLPTLACLGPGEYAEGVSERDILLIHSCRQWTTVTAHTLEEGHYVIGPKIDIPLQYPGKFKLLEQARDVREPVRYFSSVEEVASVFPDRIFVMEAITFSVKVVSGEFSEDSEVYNFTLHAGDELTLMGQAEILCAKTTKERSRFTTLLRKLGRAGALAGVSGGGPGGAGAAGGGGGSRPIKGKMPCLICMNHRTNESLSLPFQCQGRFSTRSPLELQMQEGEHTVRAIIERVRLPVNVLVPSRPPRNPYDLHRVREGHCYKLVSIISKTVVLGLALRREGPAPLHFLLLTDTPRFTLPQGLLAGDPRVERLVRDSASYCRERFDPDEYSTAVREAPAELADDCASPRRARLCLPAPPRAPGPARAPAPGPPGDSDQEYMSPDWASAPEPAAPPAEIPYEELWAHQAAEAFESRARPLPGPDLISFGATGPPRLEPEAAPPPVPPKSEAVKEECRLLNTPPVPPRGGSGSGWLSGSPPVPPRFPKLQPVHSPSSSLSYYSSGLQDGAGSRSGSGSPSPDAYSLYCYPCTWGDCKVGESSSRPPPGPLPSTTQPSQASRALGEPLSSRAASLLGADTPVKTYHSCPPPFKPSHPQKRFAPFGALNPFSGPAYPTGPSVASSPAPTATLGPLATSSPAYSPGPGLPGQAYSAAPTSSSSSSEWQEPAPEPFDPFELGQGSSPEPELLRCQEPRAVGAPGPGLSPLGSPKAFEPEGLVLRQVPTPLSPVGLQGPDAGGTRLLLTQGRLEGAPASPRHGATGWGGRDAASWQPPADLSALSLEEVSRSLRFIGLSEDVVSFFARERIDGSIFVQLSEDILADDFHLTKLQVKKIMQFIKGWRPKI, from the exons ATGGAGAAGCTGGCGGCCGGGCTGGCCGGCTTGCGCTGGAGCATGGGCGCCTTCCCGCTGGACCTCATCGTTAGCCGGTGCCGCTTGCCCACGCTCGCCTGCCTCGGGCCAG gGGAGTATGCCGAGGGCGTCAGTGAGCGAGACATCCTGCTCATTCATTCCTGCCGCCAGTGGACAACGGTGACAGCCCACACCCTGGAGGAGGGCCACTACGTCATTGGGCCCAAGATTGACATCCCACTACAGTACCCAG GGAAGTTCAAGCTCCTGGAGCAGGCCCGGGATGTGCGGGAGCCAGTGAGGTACTTCAGCAGCGTGGAGGAGGTGGCCAGTGTCTTCCCTGACCGCATCTTTGTGATGGAAGCCATCACCTTCAGTGTCAAG GTGGTGTCAGGCGAGTTCAGCGAGGACAGCGAAGTGTACAACTTCACTCTGCACGCGGGCGATGAGCTCACTCTCATGGGGCAGGCGGAGATCCTGTGCGCCAAGACCACCAAGGAGCGCTCGCGCTTCACCACCCTGCTGCGCAAGCTGGGCCGGGCCGGGGCGCTGGCCGGGGTGAGCGGCGGTGGCCCCGGGGGCGCAGGGGCCGCGGGCGGCGGTGGGGGCTCCAGGCCCATCAAAGGCAAGATGCCCTGCCTCATCTGTATGAACCATCGCACCAACGAGAGCCTGAGCCTGCCCTTCCAGTGCCAGGGCCGCTTCAGCACACGCAGCCCGCTGGAGCTGCAGATGCAGGAGGGTGAGCACACGGTGCGCGCCATCATCGAGCGCGTGCGGCTACCGGTGAACGTGCTGGTGCCCAGCCGGCCGCCGCGCAACCCCTACGACCTGCACCGGGTGCGGGAGGGCCACTGCTACAAGCTAGTCAGCATCATCTCCAAGACAGTGGTGCTGGGGCTGGCGCTGCGCCGCGAGGGCCCGGCGCCGCTGCACTTCCTGCTGCTCACCGACACGCCGCGCTTCACGCTGCCGCAGGGTCTGCTGGCGGGGGACCCGCGCGTCGAGCGCCTGGTGCGCGACAGTGCCTCCTACTGCCGTGAGCGCTTCGACCCCGACGAGTACTCCACGGCCGTGCGCGAGGCGCCCGCCGAGCTGGCCGACGACTGTGCCAGCCCGCGCCGCGCGCGCCTCTGCCTGCCTGCGCCCCCGCGGGCCCCCGGGCCCGCCCGCGctcccgcccccggcccgcccgGCGACAGCGACCAGGAGTACATGAGCCCCGACTGGGCCAGTGCTCCCGAGCCCGCCGCGCCGCCCGCCGAGATCCCCTACGAGGAGCTGTGGGCCCACCAGGCGGCCGAGGCTTTCGAGAGCAGGGCTCGGCCGCTCCCGGGGCCCGACCTCATCTCCTTCGGGGCCACCGGGCCGCCCCGCTTGGAGCCCGAGGCGGCGCCGCCTCCTGTGCCTCCCAAGTCCGAGGCG GTGAAGGAGGAGTGCCGCCTGCTCAACACTCCCCCTGTACCCCCCCGGGGTGGTAGTGGCAGCGGCTGGCTCTCGGGCAGCCCTCCAGTGCCCCCACGCTTCCCCAAGCTGCAGCCTGTCCACTCAcccagctccagcctctcctACTACTCCTCTGGCCTCCAGGATGG GGCGGGTTCCCGCAGTGGCAGTGGTTCTCCATCACCAGACGCCTACTCCCTCTATTGCTACCCATGCACCTGGGGAGACTGCAAGGTGGGCGAGTCCTCCAGCCGCCCACCCCCGGGACCCCTACCCTCCACCAcgcagcccagccaggcctcccGGGCCCTTGGAGAGCCCCTGAGCAGTCgagctgcctccctcctgggggcTGACACCCCTGTCAAGACCTATCACAGCTGCCCGCCTCCGTTTAAGCCGTCTCACCCCCAGAAACGCTTTGCTCCTTTTGGAGCTCTCAACCCCTTTTCTGGGCCTGCCTACCCCACAGGCCCTTCAGTGGCCTCCTCTCCTGCGCCCACAGCCACCTTGGGCCCTCTGGCTACCTCCAGCCCTGCTTATTCCCCAGGCCCAGGCTTGCCAGGCCAGGCCTATTCTgctgctcccacctcctcctcctcctcctctgagtgGCAGGAGCCAGCCCCAGAGCCCTTCGACCCCTTTGAGCTAGGCCAGGGCAGTTCACCAGAGCCTGAGCTGCTGCGCTGTCAGGAACCCAGAGCTGTGGGGGCGCCTGGACCTGGCCTTTCACCCCTTGGATCCCCGAAGGCCTTTGAGCCCGAAGGTTTGGTGCTGCGGCAGGTCCCCACTCCCCTGTCACCAGTGGGCCTGCAGGGGCCTGATGCAGGCGGAACACGACTCCTCCTCACCCAGGGGCGCCTAGAAGGGGCTCCAGCCAGTCCCCGGCATGGGGCCACAGGCTGGGGAGGCCGGGACGCCGCCTCCTGGCAGCCCCCCGCTGACCTGTCTGCACTCTCCCTGGAGGAGGTCTCCCGAAGTCTGCGTTTCATTGGGCTCTCAGAGGATGTGGTGAGCTTCTTTGCCCGAGAACGCATTGATGGCAGCATCTTCGTGCAGCTCAGTGAGGACATCTTGGCAGATGACTTCCACCTCACCAAGCTGCAGGTCAAGAAGATCATGCAGTTCATCAAAGGCTGGCGGCCCAAGATCTGA
- the GAREM2 gene encoding GRB2-associated and regulator of MAPK protein 2 isoform X2, with product MADCRAGQGEYAEGVSERDILLIHSCRQWTTVTAHTLEEGHYVIGPKIDIPLQYPGKFKLLEQARDVREPVRYFSSVEEVASVFPDRIFVMEAITFSVKVVSGEFSEDSEVYNFTLHAGDELTLMGQAEILCAKTTKERSRFTTLLRKLGRAGALAGVSGGGPGGAGAAGGGGGSRPIKGKMPCLICMNHRTNESLSLPFQCQGRFSTRSPLELQMQEGEHTVRAIIERVRLPVNVLVPSRPPRNPYDLHRVREGHCYKLVSIISKTVVLGLALRREGPAPLHFLLLTDTPRFTLPQGLLAGDPRVERLVRDSASYCRERFDPDEYSTAVREAPAELADDCASPRRARLCLPAPPRAPGPARAPAPGPPGDSDQEYMSPDWASAPEPAAPPAEIPYEELWAHQAAEAFESRARPLPGPDLISFGATGPPRLEPEAAPPPVPPKSEAVKEECRLLNTPPVPPRGGSGSGWLSGSPPVPPRFPKLQPVHSPSSSLSYYSSGLQDGAGSRSGSGSPSPDAYSLYCYPCTWGDCKVGESSSRPPPGPLPSTTQPSQASRALGEPLSSRAASLLGADTPVKTYHSCPPPFKPSHPQKRFAPFGALNPFSGPAYPTGPSVASSPAPTATLGPLATSSPAYSPGPGLPGQAYSAAPTSSSSSSEWQEPAPEPFDPFELGQGSSPEPELLRCQEPRAVGAPGPGLSPLGSPKAFEPEGLVLRQVPTPLSPVGLQGPDAGGTRLLLTQGRLEGAPASPRHGATGWGGRDAASWQPPADLSALSLEEVSRSLRFIGLSEDVVSFFARERIDGSIFVQLSEDILADDFHLTKLQVKKIMQFIKGWRPKI from the exons atggctgattgcAGAGCCGGGCAGG gGGAGTATGCCGAGGGCGTCAGTGAGCGAGACATCCTGCTCATTCATTCCTGCCGCCAGTGGACAACGGTGACAGCCCACACCCTGGAGGAGGGCCACTACGTCATTGGGCCCAAGATTGACATCCCACTACAGTACCCAG GGAAGTTCAAGCTCCTGGAGCAGGCCCGGGATGTGCGGGAGCCAGTGAGGTACTTCAGCAGCGTGGAGGAGGTGGCCAGTGTCTTCCCTGACCGCATCTTTGTGATGGAAGCCATCACCTTCAGTGTCAAG GTGGTGTCAGGCGAGTTCAGCGAGGACAGCGAAGTGTACAACTTCACTCTGCACGCGGGCGATGAGCTCACTCTCATGGGGCAGGCGGAGATCCTGTGCGCCAAGACCACCAAGGAGCGCTCGCGCTTCACCACCCTGCTGCGCAAGCTGGGCCGGGCCGGGGCGCTGGCCGGGGTGAGCGGCGGTGGCCCCGGGGGCGCAGGGGCCGCGGGCGGCGGTGGGGGCTCCAGGCCCATCAAAGGCAAGATGCCCTGCCTCATCTGTATGAACCATCGCACCAACGAGAGCCTGAGCCTGCCCTTCCAGTGCCAGGGCCGCTTCAGCACACGCAGCCCGCTGGAGCTGCAGATGCAGGAGGGTGAGCACACGGTGCGCGCCATCATCGAGCGCGTGCGGCTACCGGTGAACGTGCTGGTGCCCAGCCGGCCGCCGCGCAACCCCTACGACCTGCACCGGGTGCGGGAGGGCCACTGCTACAAGCTAGTCAGCATCATCTCCAAGACAGTGGTGCTGGGGCTGGCGCTGCGCCGCGAGGGCCCGGCGCCGCTGCACTTCCTGCTGCTCACCGACACGCCGCGCTTCACGCTGCCGCAGGGTCTGCTGGCGGGGGACCCGCGCGTCGAGCGCCTGGTGCGCGACAGTGCCTCCTACTGCCGTGAGCGCTTCGACCCCGACGAGTACTCCACGGCCGTGCGCGAGGCGCCCGCCGAGCTGGCCGACGACTGTGCCAGCCCGCGCCGCGCGCGCCTCTGCCTGCCTGCGCCCCCGCGGGCCCCCGGGCCCGCCCGCGctcccgcccccggcccgcccgGCGACAGCGACCAGGAGTACATGAGCCCCGACTGGGCCAGTGCTCCCGAGCCCGCCGCGCCGCCCGCCGAGATCCCCTACGAGGAGCTGTGGGCCCACCAGGCGGCCGAGGCTTTCGAGAGCAGGGCTCGGCCGCTCCCGGGGCCCGACCTCATCTCCTTCGGGGCCACCGGGCCGCCCCGCTTGGAGCCCGAGGCGGCGCCGCCTCCTGTGCCTCCCAAGTCCGAGGCG GTGAAGGAGGAGTGCCGCCTGCTCAACACTCCCCCTGTACCCCCCCGGGGTGGTAGTGGCAGCGGCTGGCTCTCGGGCAGCCCTCCAGTGCCCCCACGCTTCCCCAAGCTGCAGCCTGTCCACTCAcccagctccagcctctcctACTACTCCTCTGGCCTCCAGGATGG GGCGGGTTCCCGCAGTGGCAGTGGTTCTCCATCACCAGACGCCTACTCCCTCTATTGCTACCCATGCACCTGGGGAGACTGCAAGGTGGGCGAGTCCTCCAGCCGCCCACCCCCGGGACCCCTACCCTCCACCAcgcagcccagccaggcctcccGGGCCCTTGGAGAGCCCCTGAGCAGTCgagctgcctccctcctgggggcTGACACCCCTGTCAAGACCTATCACAGCTGCCCGCCTCCGTTTAAGCCGTCTCACCCCCAGAAACGCTTTGCTCCTTTTGGAGCTCTCAACCCCTTTTCTGGGCCTGCCTACCCCACAGGCCCTTCAGTGGCCTCCTCTCCTGCGCCCACAGCCACCTTGGGCCCTCTGGCTACCTCCAGCCCTGCTTATTCCCCAGGCCCAGGCTTGCCAGGCCAGGCCTATTCTgctgctcccacctcctcctcctcctcctctgagtgGCAGGAGCCAGCCCCAGAGCCCTTCGACCCCTTTGAGCTAGGCCAGGGCAGTTCACCAGAGCCTGAGCTGCTGCGCTGTCAGGAACCCAGAGCTGTGGGGGCGCCTGGACCTGGCCTTTCACCCCTTGGATCCCCGAAGGCCTTTGAGCCCGAAGGTTTGGTGCTGCGGCAGGTCCCCACTCCCCTGTCACCAGTGGGCCTGCAGGGGCCTGATGCAGGCGGAACACGACTCCTCCTCACCCAGGGGCGCCTAGAAGGGGCTCCAGCCAGTCCCCGGCATGGGGCCACAGGCTGGGGAGGCCGGGACGCCGCCTCCTGGCAGCCCCCCGCTGACCTGTCTGCACTCTCCCTGGAGGAGGTCTCCCGAAGTCTGCGTTTCATTGGGCTCTCAGAGGATGTGGTGAGCTTCTTTGCCCGAGAACGCATTGATGGCAGCATCTTCGTGCAGCTCAGTGAGGACATCTTGGCAGATGACTTCCACCTCACCAAGCTGCAGGTCAAGAAGATCATGCAGTTCATCAAAGGCTGGCGGCCCAAGATCTGA